CAGGACTACTGGAAGTTCGACGGAAAGTTCGTGTACGACCAGCAGATTCCCATATTTAAGCAATATAACCAGCCGTATATCATCCACAACTGTGCTGATGCCGTACACTTTGAGACCCAGATCAGGAAGTTCGGCACCTCCCTCTACAGTTACGCCTACTATGAGAAGTCCAGAGACAAGGGATCCCAGAACTACGCAGACCTCATCCCCAAGTATGGAGACATATGCTGCATGATGGGAGAAGTTAACCCTGTTGAGTTCATGGACGGATCAGCAGCCGGTGTGCAGAAGGTAAAGGACGACACAAGGAACCTGCTCGAAAATGTGCTGCCTGTGCTCAAGGAGAACGGTCTCCAGTCCAAGTATGTCCTGTCTTCTGGCTGTGAAATCCCGCCAGGCGGCCCGCTGACAACCGTGCAGGCAATGGTGAACACCGTAAAGGAACTTGGTCCGGAACTCCAGAAGAAAATAATGGGGTAAACTCCCCCTGAGGAGAGATTAACTCTCCCCATTTCGATTTAAGAAAGACCTCCGTTTAAAACGAAGAATACTAAACAATATTATAAAAATAAAAGAAGGAGTAAAAAGGTTGGATCAACCATAGAGGCACCAAAAAACTGAAAAGGCGGATTTAAGACCTTCTGTCCTTTCCGTCCTTTTTTATTATAGACATAAAGTAAAACTGCAAATCCTTTTTTAAAAAAGGTTTTTACCTTTTAAATAGAGGCTGCAGAGGAGGAACTTAATGTATCTTGGACTGGGAGTTGATACGGGAGGGACATATACCGATGCTGCTATCATGGATATGTCAAATGGAGAAGTAATCGAGTCAAATAAAGCACTTACAACTTATCCTGACCTTATTAGAGGAATAAAGAATTCGATTGAAGGACTGGACCCTGGATGCCTGAAAAAGATAAAATTCGTCTCTGTCTCTACAACCCTTGCTACCAATACCACTCTTGAGGGCAAGGGCTACCCTGCAGGGCTGATCCTTATAGGACATACGATTCCCAAAAAACTTGCCAGCCGCTATGTGATATCAATCGGAGGAGGGCATGATTCTGACGGGAACGAAACTGCTCCTCTTGAAGGCCTGGAAACGGTAAGAGAGTTTGTCAGGCAGGTAAAGAATAAGGTAGCTGCATTTGCAGTTTCCGGATACTTCGGAGTCAGAAACCCTGAACATGAACTCAGGGTCAAGGAAGTAGTTCAAGAAATGACGGACATGCCGGTTGTCTGCGGGCATGAACTTTCCATGAGTCTTGGGGCTTACGAAAGGGCTGTGACAGCTCTCCTGAACGCCGAACTGATCCCGGTAAGCAAGCAGTTTATCAAATCCGTCCAGGCAGTAATGGAAGAAAAGGAAATAAAAGCAACCCTGATGATGATGAAGTGCGACGGATCTCTTGTTCGCATAGAAGAGGCCCTGCAAAAACCCGTAGAATCAATCTTTTCCGGACCTGCAGCAAGCCTTGTGGGGGCTGCACATCTTACCGGGCTTGACACCTGTGCAACCGTGGATGTAGGAGGCACAAGTACCGATATTGCCATGGTTTCCGGAGGTGTTCCGGAGATAAGTGATTCCGGAGCAAGAGTGGGGGGCTGGAAAACAATGGTAAAAGCGATCAGGATGGAGACTTCAGCCCTCGGTGGAGACAGCCTGGTCTGGATCAGAAGAAAGCCATTTCTGGGTCCGGCAAGAGTGATTCCCCTCTGCCTTGCAGCCTCAGAGTTTCCGGGACTTTTAAAGAAACTGGAGAAAAGTGATCTTCCTAACGAACGTATAATGGACGAGATCATACAGCCAACTTCTTTTTTTGTAAGGAACGGAGGAGATTCTTTCGAACTTCTCAGCGGTGATCTCGAAGAAGATGAGAAGATGATTCTTGAATGTCTGGGAACTGAGCCTCTTTCAATATCCGAGCTCTCTGAAAAGACAGGCAAACACCCGCTACTGTTTGCAGGAAATCTGAAAGACCTCATCAGGAAAAGGCATGTAAGCCAGATAGGGTTTACCCCAACCGATGCCCTTCACGTGCTTGGAGAATATGTAAGATGGGACGGAAGAGCTTCCTTTACAGGAGCAAAAATCCTTGGAAAAACCCTCAAACAGGGAGCAGAGGATTTTTCAGCCAGGATTAAAGCTGAAGTCGTAAGAAAACTTACTCTTGAACTGATTTCTTTCTTTGCGGAAGACCTGAAAAAAGAGGACATTGAAAAGCTTCTGGCAAAAGAAAATGTCCTGAGATTCCACGTAAATGTCCCTGTAGTGCTGGTAGGCGCACCTGTAAGGGCATATCTGAAAGAACTGAACAGGGCTGTGGACGCAGACATAAGGATTCCTGCTTTCCACGAGGTAGGAAATGCAGTGGGTGCCCTTGCAGGAAAAGTTGTCCACAGGACAGAGATCCTTATCCGCCCTTCAGCAGCAGGGAACGCAGAATATTCCGTATTCTCAAGGCTTGGAAAAGAAGTTTTTGAGGATTACGGAGAAGCTCTGGACTACGGGCTTAAGCTGAGCCACAGGTTGATTTCGGAGTACATGGACGGATACGGGCTTGAAATGGACAATGTGAAATTTGACCTTAAACAGAACGATGTGGGAAGCAGAGGAAAAGCCCCTCTGGAAACCCGCCTGATCGGAGTCGGAATAGGGACGACCGGGAAACTGGCGTAAGGCAGAATATAAAAGCATACATCAAAACTACAGGCTTCAGCAGGTCATAACAGCAGAAACAAAACACAGGAGCCACAGCAAATGAGGAAAAAACATGGCAAGCGAATTAAAAGTACCGGGCAGCACGAGCCTTGAAAGCCAGGACGGAATGGCAAAACTGGCACGGACAATAAGAGACAAGATTCTCATTGATGAGCCGGTAAAAGAAGAAGGGCTGATCGACCAGCTTGAAAGGGCATCCATAGAGATTGACGAGCTGCTTGGCTCATCCCTGGGACCGAAAGGGATGAACAAGATAATAGTAAACCCGGTGGGGGATATTTTCGTTACGAGCGACGGCAAAGTCATCTTAAAAGAAATGGATGTGCTTCACCCGCTCGTGACTTCCCTTAAAAAGCTTGCCGAATCAATGGACAAAGCATGCGGGGATGGAACAAAAACTGCCGTGATTTTTGCAAGCAATCTCATAAAAAACGCTGTCAAACTGATAAGGGCAGGAGTGCATCCGACAATCGTTATCGAAGGATACGAACTTGCCATGCAAAAAGCCTACGAGATGTTGCAGTACAGCATAAAGCAGGCATCTGAAGAGGATGTACGCACTACTATAATGTGCTCTGCAACAGGAAAGGGGATTGAAAGGAATCAGGCAGAAGCCGTAACTGATATTGTCCTGAAAGTTATCAACCACCTCAACGAAAAACAGGCCGGAAGGCTCGACCTGAACAGGAACATCAAAGTCCTCAAAAAGAAAGGCGGACCTGAAATCGTTGCAGTGGAAGGCCTGATTATGGATGAAAATCCTGCAAGGGTTGACATGCCAGCCGAATTTGAAAACCCTAAGGTTTTGATTACGAACTATGACCTCAAGATTAAAAGCGGATACTTAAACCCACAGCATAACCTCAAAATGGACTCCGTGAAGACTGCACTCCTTTTTGAAGAAAAGAAAAAGCAGATGTGTGCGAAAATTGCCAGAAAAATAATTGATTCGGGAGCAAATGTGCTCTTTTCCGAGGGAGATATTGATCCCTATATTGAAACTCTGCTGAGGGACAATAATATTCTGGCTTTCAAGAAGCTGAAAACGAAAGACCTCGAAAAGCTTGCGGAAGCAACAGACACTACACTGATGAGCCCGAAAGATGAGATTCACCCCTGCGATCTCGGAAAAGCAGACAGCATAAGAGTAGAAAAGAAAAACGGAGAAAATTTTGTTTTCGTTACCGTGAAAGAAAAGGCAATAGCTACTATCCTGATCTGGGAACCTGTGAAATATGGGCTTGATAAGGTCGAAGAGGCTGTTGACGATGCACTCAATAATGCGGCTTTCCTCCTGAAAAACAGAGGAATAGTAAACGGGGGAGGGGCAATTGAGTTTGAACTTGCGCATATGGTAAGGCTCTTTGCATCGACACAGACAGGAAAAAGACAGATGGCAGTTCAGGCGTATGCAGAGGCTCTCGAAAAAATCCCAACTATTCTTGCAAGAAATATGGGGATGAACTCGATTGATGCAATGGCGCAGATGAGAAACTCATATGCAAAAGGGGTAGAGGCAAGGATAGACCTTTCAGGAAAGGTAACGGACAAAGGAAAGAAAGTTTACGATTCGGCAACAGTAAAAACGCTGGCAATTATCGCAGGAACTGAGACGGCAAGGAATGTGTTAAGGATAGATGAAATTGTTCCAAAGAAGTAAGCCGGAAAAACGGCTGGAGTGTAAGTAAACCATGAGTGTAAATAAACCTGAGTGTAAATAAACCAGATTAAAATGGACCGTAGTATAATCCTGGTAATGCCATCCTGAGTAATGCCTGAAAAACGATATTTTTCAACTCTCTTTCAAATTTTTATTTCCTCTTTTTAATTTCGGAAAGAGATGCCAGAAAGGCTGGCAGAGGAACTTCATGATATCTTAGTCAAAAGTTGCCTCAAAGATCAAGGAAATATTTCTTAAGCTGCGGCTGGCTACAATCCTGTGTGGTTCAGGGGAAGAAAAAGTAAAAATAACTTTTAGGGATCTGAGATAGTATTGGTGGGTTGGCCGTAGCAACCGTAGATTTGAGATAACCAAACCTACGAATTTAGCTTAAAATGCCGCATATGTACATTAATTAATATAATTAGTTCACAGATATTTTAAATGAAAAATATAAAAGTGATTCTGCGCGTAATAGTTCTCAGGAGAAAAAAGCTGTAAAGACTTCACTTAATAAAAAGAATGTTAATGGCAGATTTTAATGGCAGATCGAGACCTAAGAGACTGTTTCCTGAATACACTGCATGGAAAAGCTGTGGATAAGGTGCCTGTTCTTTCTGTGACCCAGACAGGGACCGTTGAACTGATGAAAAAGAGCGGAGCAGCCTGGCCAGAAGCTCATTTTGACGCTGAAAAAATGGCAGACCTCGCCCTTTCAGCTCATACTATAGCAGGCCTTGAAGCCGTTCGCTACCCTTTCTGTCTCACTGTCCTATCTGAAGCTTTGGGCTGCAGGGTTAACCCGGGCAGATAGGATATTCAGCCGTCACCAGGGTCCAACCCTTTTGCAGAGAGAACGGAAGAGCTCGAACTTCCCCAGGATTTTGCGGAGAGAGGAAGGGTTCCTCTTATTGCTGATGTGACCTCCATCCTTAGGGAAAAGGCAGGCGAAGAAGTCCCCCTTATAGCAGGTATGGAGGGCCCGGCATCTCTTGCTTCAAGGTTGCTTGGTACTTACAATTTTCTTACCTGGATAATCAGAAGGCCCGAGACCGTAAGGGAATGCCTCAAAGTTACAGGGTCGATCTGTTCCGAATATGCAGGAATCCTGTCCGATGCCGGGGCAGATGCGGTCTGCATTGTAGACGGAATAGCAGGACCGGATATGCTTGACCCCAGACAATTTGACTCCCTCATAAAACCAAAGTACGAAAGGTTCTGCAGGTCAGGAAAAGGAATAAAGCTAATACATGTCTGCGGAAACTCAACTCCTATCCTTGAAATTCTTTCGAAATGCGGTTTTCAGGGGATCAGTATCGAAGAAAAGGTAACTGACCTGCGGGCTGCAAAAAAGCTTGTCGGAAGAAAAACAAGCTTAATAGGAAACCTTTCCTCTTCAGGAATCATTCTCAACGGGACCTGTGAAGAGATAAAAGAAGAAGCGCAGAAGTGCCTTAGAGATGGAATCGATATACTTGCTCCGGGGTGCGGAATTGCGCCGAAGACCCCTACAAGAAACATAAAGGCCCTTGTTGAAGCGAGAGATGAGTATTATCACCTGAATTACGCCTCTGGAGGACACGGTCCTTTTCGCTTTGCTCAAGAAGACTAATTTAAAGCTGGTAAAGTAAAAAAACAAGGAAAAAGACCTTGCAGATAAAAAAACAAAAAAAGAAACCCAGAGAGTAAAAGCAAAGGAGAAATATAGGTAAATTAACTGGAAAAACTCTTAAAAATGGATAAAACAGAACTATTCTTCTTGAAAAATATCTTTTTAATATCCTTCGTTTTGGTCATAACGATTCTCTTTGAATGAAATTACTTCTAATTTTTTACTTCTAATTTTTCTTTTGGTGTTTTAATTTTAACTTATTTCCTTTATTTTCCATTGTTCGCCAGATATAGCCATAGACATGGATTCGCAATCAGTCATTCATGACGAGTGTTGTATATAATTAATAGTTGCATTTTTTTGAATTAATCTTTCTCTATTCCCCTGTAACTTGCCAATAATATACGATGCATATACAAAAGAAAAAATATTTTAGAGCAGTATTTAATTAGCAAAATATTAAAGAAGTACTTTGTAGATATTACTTGATAAAAACGGATATTAGCTGAACAGAAATTTCTCGGATTTATCTGGGATACTTATCCCGGCAGATAAGAAATGTTCAATCAGTTAAAGGAAAAGAACTGAAATGAGATGGCAAAACCTTAGCATGACCTTCTGGATATTCCTGGGCTCATCTCTGGCGTCCTCTCCGGTCTATTCTTTGGTGACCTCTTATCGGTCTTGACGCCTCTCAGTCAGGCCTTCATCAAAATATGGCAAATAACTATCATCCCTTCAGTGACAATATCGCTTGTACTGGGTATAGGCAGCCTGAACCATTCCAACTCCAGAGGTTTGTTATTCAAGGCAGGCCAGGTTTTGTTAATGTTTTGGACAATTGGAATAGCGATCTTTTTTTCATTTCAGTTTGCTTTTCCCGTTCTAGAAGCTGCTTCTTTCTTCAGTACTCAGGATCTGATCAGTCCAGAAACCTTAGATTTCATAGACATATTCATCCCTTACAATCCTTTTCATTCCCTATCCGAAGGCTTTCTGCCTGCTATTGTACTCTTTTGCTTGTGTTTGGGTTTATCCCTTATGGGAGATGAAGAGAGCAAACCACTCATGAATTTACTGAGCATCCTCCAGGCAGCTCTTAACCGAATTACCGGCTTTCTGGCCAAGACCTTTCCCATAGGAGTCTTCGTCATAATGGCTCAGACAATGGGCACTATCACTTTTGAGGGATTATTGGAACTTCAGGTATTTTTGATATATTTAGCTTTCCTGGCTGCTCTGGTGATCTTTGGTGTCTTACCACTGCTTGTCTCCTGTTTCACTACTTTCCGTTACAGGGACATCATCTCCGCATCGTCCAGGGCAGTAATTCTTGGATTTTCAAGCGGCACAGAGTTCATAACTCTGACACTGATCAATGACGGCGTCAAAAAGCTCTTTTGGGACTCACTGGATAATAGAGAAATTAAGGACGAGATAGAGTCATACAGTAGAGTTCTGGTCCCGGTGGGATACACTTTTCCCTTGCTGGGATCTTTTGTCCCTTTTTTGTTCATCCTCTTTGTAGCCTGACTCTATCAAACTCTCCTGGATCTGCCCGAACAGCTGAAGCTTGCAGCGGTTGGAATTCCCAGCTTCTTCGGCTCGTCAAAGATCTCAGTTGAGTGGCTCCTGGATTTGATGCACCTTCCTGCGGACTCAT
The genomic region above belongs to Methanosarcina horonobensis HB-1 = JCM 15518 and contains:
- a CDS encoding hydantoinase/oxoprolinase family protein; its protein translation is MYLGLGVDTGGTYTDAAIMDMSNGEVIESNKALTTYPDLIRGIKNSIEGLDPGCLKKIKFVSVSTTLATNTTLEGKGYPAGLILIGHTIPKKLASRYVISIGGGHDSDGNETAPLEGLETVREFVRQVKNKVAAFAVSGYFGVRNPEHELRVKEVVQEMTDMPVVCGHELSMSLGAYERAVTALLNAELIPVSKQFIKSVQAVMEEKEIKATLMMMKCDGSLVRIEEALQKPVESIFSGPAASLVGAAHLTGLDTCATVDVGGTSTDIAMVSGGVPEISDSGARVGGWKTMVKAIRMETSALGGDSLVWIRRKPFLGPARVIPLCLAASEFPGLLKKLEKSDLPNERIMDEIIQPTSFFVRNGGDSFELLSGDLEEDEKMILECLGTEPLSISELSEKTGKHPLLFAGNLKDLIRKRHVSQIGFTPTDALHVLGEYVRWDGRASFTGAKILGKTLKQGAEDFSARIKAEVVRKLTLELISFFAEDLKKEDIEKLLAKENVLRFHVNVPVVLVGAPVRAYLKELNRAVDADIRIPAFHEVGNAVGALAGKVVHRTEILIRPSAAGNAEYSVFSRLGKEVFEDYGEALDYGLKLSHRLISEYMDGYGLEMDNVKFDLKQNDVGSRGKAPLETRLIGVGIGTTGKLA
- a CDS encoding TCP-1/cpn60 chaperonin family protein, which codes for MASELKVPGSTSLESQDGMAKLARTIRDKILIDEPVKEEGLIDQLERASIEIDELLGSSLGPKGMNKIIVNPVGDIFVTSDGKVILKEMDVLHPLVTSLKKLAESMDKACGDGTKTAVIFASNLIKNAVKLIRAGVHPTIVIEGYELAMQKAYEMLQYSIKQASEEDVRTTIMCSATGKGIERNQAEAVTDIVLKVINHLNEKQAGRLDLNRNIKVLKKKGGPEIVAVEGLIMDENPARVDMPAEFENPKVLITNYDLKIKSGYLNPQHNLKMDSVKTALLFEEKKKQMCAKIARKIIDSGANVLFSEGDIDPYIETLLRDNNILAFKKLKTKDLEKLAEATDTTLMSPKDEIHPCDLGKADSIRVEKKNGENFVFVTVKEKAIATILIWEPVKYGLDKVEEAVDDALNNAAFLLKNRGIVNGGGAIEFELAHMVRLFASTQTGKRQMAVQAYAEALEKIPTILARNMGMNSIDAMAQMRNSYAKGVEARIDLSGKVTDKGKKVYDSATVKTLAIIAGTETARNVLRIDEIVPKK
- a CDS encoding cation:dicarboxylate symporter family transporter, coding for MTPLSQAFIKIWQITIIPSVTISLVLGIGSLNHSNSRGLLFKAGQVLLMFWTIGIAIFFSFQFAFPVLEAASFFSTQDLISPETLDFIDIFIPYNPFHSLSEGFLPAIVLFCLCLGLSLMGDEESKPLMNLLSILQAALNRITGFLAKTFPIGVFVIMAQTMGTITFEGLLELQVFLIYLAFLAALVIFGVLPLLVSCFTTFRYRDIISASSRAVILGFSSGTEFITLTLINDGVKKLFWDSLDNREIKDEIESYSRVLVPVGYTFPLLGSFVPFLFILFVA